One genomic window of Campylobacter curvus includes the following:
- a CDS encoding sodium-dependent transporter, translated as MSEKFSKIGFILSIVGAAIGLGNAWKFPYMVGANGGSAFVLVYLFFALIVGLSIFFAEMAMGKISASDTVNAFRSLAPPNQKAWGYAGIIMITGIFVASFYTLIIGWVIKYAVLSLGALPKDINSSAALFENFTSQNASEQILYFTLAFLAYFFVLTKGVKSGIERINLWLIPTLFVLLLLMLGYSMSMDGFDEAVGFLLVPDFSKINSESVFMALGLAFFTMCIGIGCVLTYSSSLNDDTNLFTSSLYVVFLNIIISVIIGLIVFTFVFEFGAKPSQGVGLAFISLPTLFAKLGMLGNVLCFTFFVALIFAGLTSAISMVEPAIFYLNRNFGLSRLRSIVIVGAVVYMLGVLCALSGVTDFKDELTFFGKGFFDWLDYISSNIMLPLGGIVIAVFVGYFMKFQSLRALFVPYMGETIFKIWYFLLRYIAPVCVLLVLVKGIM; from the coding sequence ATGAGCGAAAAATTTAGCAAAATAGGCTTCATTCTCTCTATCGTAGGAGCGGCTATCGGCCTTGGCAATGCGTGGAAATTCCCCTATATGGTCGGCGCAAACGGCGGCTCGGCGTTCGTACTCGTGTATCTATTTTTTGCGCTCATCGTCGGGCTTAGCATATTTTTTGCCGAGATGGCTATGGGTAAAATTTCAGCCAGTGATACCGTAAATGCATTTCGCTCGCTCGCCCCACCCAACCAGAAGGCATGGGGATATGCCGGTATCATTATGATAACCGGGATTTTCGTCGCTTCGTTTTATACGCTCATCATAGGCTGGGTCATAAAATACGCCGTCTTGAGCCTGGGTGCACTTCCAAAAGATATAAATTCCTCCGCAGCGCTCTTTGAAAATTTCACTTCGCAAAATGCAAGTGAGCAAATTTTATATTTCACTTTGGCGTTTTTGGCCTATTTTTTCGTGCTGACAAAGGGTGTGAAAAGCGGCATAGAGCGCATAAATCTATGGCTCATACCCACACTTTTCGTGCTTTTACTGCTGATGCTTGGGTATTCGATGAGTATGGACGGCTTTGACGAGGCGGTCGGGTTTTTGCTGGTGCCTGATTTTTCCAAGATAAATTCGGAGAGTGTATTTATGGCTCTTGGACTTGCATTTTTTACGATGTGTATAGGCATAGGCTGCGTGCTTACGTATTCATCGAGTCTAAATGACGATACGAATTTATTCACCTCATCGCTTTACGTCGTGTTTTTAAACATCATCATCAGCGTCATTATCGGCCTTATCGTATTTACTTTCGTGTTTGAATTCGGTGCTAAGCCGTCTCAAGGTGTGGGGCTTGCTTTCATCTCGCTGCCGACATTGTTTGCAAAGCTCGGTATGCTTGGCAACGTGCTTTGTTTTACGTTTTTTGTGGCGCTTATATTTGCGGGTCTTACATCGGCCATATCGATGGTAGAGCCTGCTATCTTTTATCTAAACCGAAATTTCGGTCTTAGCAGATTAAGATCGATCGTCATAGTAGGTGCGGTGGTATATATGCTTGGCGTCCTTTGTGCGTTATCCGGTGTTACGGATTTTAAAGACGAGCTGACGTTTTTTGGTAAAGGGTTTTTTGACTGGCTCGATTATATCAGCTCAAACATCATGCTACCGCTTGGAGGTATCGTGATAGCGGTCTTTGTGGGGTATTTTATGAAATTTCAGTCGTTAAGGGCGCTTTTCGTGCCTTATATGGGCGAGACGATATTTAAAATTTGGTATTTTTTACTTCGTTATATAGCGCCTGTTTGCGTGCTTTTAGTTTTAGTTAAAGGGATAATGTAA
- a CDS encoding universal stress protein has translation MKYKKILFPIGAGDDIEPRIYGALKVAKWFNTHIEVLTCQLDPSVVYNMKMTLRGGVLFEEFLKSAKAELAVEHELNEKKFNKICSELNIKISDEVIEGECTAKFVVYQGKRSAIVEQESKFCDMVVAAVPIDGKITGTFESAVIKSGKNVIAIPRNLHEFSANNILVSWTATPQSSRALTSSLDLLKRAKKVHCITSKASLGDNAEINLKKLEEYFKLHGISATFEVIDTTAIPGEALLRVAKDTNSDLIVAGRHGENGLMEMVLGGTSRFFLEHTTIPVFM, from the coding sequence ATGAAATATAAGAAGATATTGTTTCCAATCGGTGCCGGAGATGACATAGAGCCGCGCATATACGGTGCATTGAAGGTCGCGAAATGGTTTAATACCCATATCGAAGTCTTGACTTGCCAGCTTGATCCAAGTGTCGTTTATAACATGAAAATGACGCTTCGCGGAGGTGTGCTTTTTGAGGAATTTTTAAAGTCTGCCAAGGCAGAGCTCGCCGTCGAACACGAGCTCAATGAGAAAAAATTTAATAAAATTTGTAGTGAGCTTAACATAAAAATAAGCGATGAAGTGATAGAGGGAGAGTGCACCGCAAAATTCGTCGTGTATCAAGGGAAACGTAGCGCCATCGTCGAGCAAGAGTCTAAATTTTGCGATATGGTCGTAGCTGCCGTGCCGATAGACGGCAAGATAACCGGGACATTCGAGTCTGCGGTCATCAAAAGCGGTAAAAACGTCATCGCCATACCTAGGAATTTACACGAATTTAGCGCAAATAATATCTTGGTCAGCTGGACTGCGACACCGCAGAGCTCAAGAGCGCTTACGAGCTCGCTTGATCTACTAAAGCGTGCCAAGAAGGTGCACTGCATAACATCTAAGGCTAGCTTGGGTGATAATGCCGAGATAAACCTTAAAAAGCTTGAGGAGTATTTCAAGCTTCATGGCATAAGCGCGACTTTTGAGGTCATAGATACGACGGCTATCCCGGGAGAGGCGCTTTTAAGGGTCGCAAAAGATACAAATTCGGATCTCATAGTAGCAGGTAGGCACGGAGAAAACGGACTCATGGAGATGGTGCTTGGCGGAACGTCGAGATTTTTCTTAGAGCATACTACGATCCCGGTATTTATGTAA
- a CDS encoding LPS-assembly protein LptD, with amino-acid sequence MFFRIFIFISLCLLQAFAATEDVQLLADDVKQENGIVTANKNVVVYSQNYLVTADCAVYDQNSSIIELFGNVNMMKGKSEISRSNYAKLNLKNNDSAFEALFMMNKDMEVWMRSDESSSDSEYYRTKGAIVSSCNVQDPDWSITSSSAMLNKQSKFLHMFNPVFHLGSVPVFYLPYFGFSTDTTRRTGLLPPELGYSKKEGFYYKQPIYFAPYNQWDLELDPQIRTSRGTGIYGAFRFADSPDSRGAISFGAFTDKQSYRNKQQSQNSNNANLKNKTHKGIGFNYERDKLVKYLTEVDLQEGLWIDATKLNDIEYLNLKGQGDDYDSLVTSKFNYFIANDKHYLGAYAKYYIDTEKIGSKNENKDTLQELPTLQYHKFTDNIVLPNILYSLDLQSHRYDRRIGVTATQYEFTLPISLHIPLFDDLATFSFYENLYASHINYADKITGPTDHGEDKTADYVNNYHKFTLHTDLAKAYESFFHTINFGTEYLIPGYNKGRLDDKFIYSDDYDYSKDNGKDYMPGKYENFLAQEKNKEEVSAYATQYFYTSEGRKFLRHSISQGYYTDDDKYSNLKNAIYFYPFSNLSIYNRLEYSHTDKEFKKLQSGLTYTHERFTANILHTMKKNSNADKDSYLTTSASLKLPAQYRLVTGLQYDLERDYTKSWRVGVLHQRKCWNYGLIFQKDIEPTTTTSGSAMTRKNGVYFTVNFYPMGGVHYDFSVQKDQSSGSN; translated from the coding sequence ATGTTCTTTAGAATTTTCATTTTTATCTCACTTTGCCTTTTACAGGCATTTGCCGCTACCGAGGATGTGCAGCTTTTAGCCGATGACGTCAAACAAGAAAACGGCATCGTGACCGCGAACAAAAACGTCGTCGTTTATTCGCAAAACTATCTAGTCACGGCAGACTGCGCAGTATACGATCAAAACAGCTCCATAATCGAGCTTTTCGGTAACGTAAATATGATGAAAGGCAAAAGCGAAATTTCACGCTCCAACTACGCCAAGCTAAATTTAAAAAATAACGACAGCGCCTTTGAAGCGCTTTTTATGATGAACAAAGATATGGAAGTCTGGATGAGGAGCGACGAGAGCAGCTCTGACAGCGAGTATTACCGTACGAAAGGCGCGATCGTCTCAAGCTGCAATGTCCAAGACCCCGACTGGAGCATAACCTCAAGCTCGGCGATGCTAAACAAACAAAGCAAATTCTTGCACATGTTTAATCCCGTCTTTCATCTAGGCTCCGTGCCAGTATTTTATCTGCCGTATTTTGGATTTTCGACCGATACTACGCGCAGGACCGGGCTTTTGCCACCGGAGCTTGGATATAGCAAAAAAGAGGGATTTTACTACAAACAGCCGATATATTTCGCTCCTTATAATCAATGGGACTTGGAGCTTGACCCGCAGATCCGCACCTCTAGGGGCACTGGAATTTACGGAGCGTTCAGGTTTGCCGATTCGCCTGATTCTAGAGGTGCGATAAGCTTTGGAGCCTTTACGGACAAGCAAAGCTACCGCAACAAACAGCAAAGTCAAAACTCAAATAACGCAAATTTAAAAAACAAGACCCACAAAGGCATCGGGTTTAACTACGAGCGCGATAAGCTCGTGAAGTATCTTACGGAGGTTGACCTGCAAGAGGGGCTTTGGATAGATGCGACAAAGCTAAATGACATAGAGTATCTAAATTTAAAGGGTCAAGGCGACGATTATGACTCGCTGGTGACCTCTAAATTTAACTACTTCATCGCAAACGATAAGCATTATTTGGGCGCATACGCAAAATACTACATCGATACCGAAAAGATAGGTAGCAAAAACGAAAACAAAGACACGCTACAAGAACTTCCGACGCTTCAGTATCATAAATTTACCGATAATATCGTTTTGCCAAATATTTTGTATTCGCTTGATCTGCAGTCTCACAGATATGACCGCAGGATAGGCGTGACGGCAACTCAGTATGAATTCACGCTGCCGATATCTTTGCATATCCCGCTATTTGACGATCTTGCGACGTTTTCGTTTTATGAAAATTTATACGCATCTCATATAAATTATGCGGATAAGATAACAGGCCCTACCGATCATGGCGAAGACAAGACGGCAGATTACGTGAATAATTATCATAAATTCACGCTTCACACCGACCTTGCAAAGGCCTATGAGAGCTTTTTCCATACTATAAATTTTGGTACCGAGTATCTTATACCAGGATACAACAAAGGCCGCTTGGACGATAAATTTATATATAGTGATGATTATGATTATAGTAAAGATAACGGTAAAGATTATATGCCAGGAAAGTATGAAAATTTCCTCGCTCAAGAGAAAAACAAAGAGGAGGTCTCGGCATACGCGACGCAATATTTTTACACCTCCGAGGGCAGGAAATTTTTGCGTCACAGCATTTCGCAGGGATATTACACCGATGATGATAAATACTCGAATTTAAAAAATGCGATCTATTTTTATCCGTTTAGCAATCTAAGCATTTACAATAGGCTCGAATACTCACACACGGATAAGGAATTTAAAAAGCTTCAAAGCGGCCTCACTTATACACATGAGCGCTTTACGGCGAACATCTTGCATACTATGAAGAAGAATTCAAACGCAGATAAAGACAGCTATCTCACGACATCGGCCAGCCTCAAGCTACCTGCGCAGTATAGGCTCGTTACCGGTCTTCAATACGATCTAGAGCGAGACTATACCAAGAGCTGGCGCGTAGGAGTGCTGCATCAAAGAAAATGCTGGAACTACGGACTGATCTTTCAAAAAGATATAGAGCCAACTACTACTACCAGCGGCTCTGCGATGACTAGGAAAAACGGCGTTTATTTCACGGTGAATTTCTATCCGATGGGCGGGGTGCATTATGACTTTTCGGTCCAAAAAGATCAAAGCAGCGGAAGCAACTGA
- a CDS encoding RDD family protein — protein MNMGLVEKLERENISLASFSKRIYAYCVDEVLISILFMAIYWDAFNTANTYEQVIALVSSLIWQLMVLKILYQTFFTWYYGASLGKMAFKIVCIDAQILDKPSFMASLSRAMMRVVGEACFYLGFAWAFGNEARQTWHDKIARTVVVDVL, from the coding sequence ATGAACATGGGTCTGGTAGAGAAACTAGAGCGCGAAAACATCTCGCTGGCGAGCTTTTCAAAGAGGATTTACGCTTATTGCGTAGATGAGGTTTTGATAAGCATTTTGTTTATGGCGATCTACTGGGACGCATTTAACACGGCAAACACCTACGAGCAGGTCATAGCGCTGGTTTCTAGCCTCATTTGGCAGCTTATGGTGCTAAAAATTTTATATCAGACATTTTTTACGTGGTATTATGGGGCGAGCCTTGGTAAGATGGCTTTTAAGATAGTCTGCATCGATGCTCAAATTTTGGACAAGCCAAGCTTTATGGCAAGCCTATCTAGGGCCATGATGAGAGTCGTCGGCGAAGCGTGCTTTTATCTGGGTTTTGCGTGGGCTTTTGGCAATGAGGCGCGCCAAACATGGCACGACAAGATAGCAAGAACGGTCGTCGTAGATGTTCTTTAG
- a CDS encoding F0F1 ATP synthase subunit C: protein MKKIVLLIVSLAAFAFGADGEMIRSYSVIAAGIGLGLAALGGAIGMGNTAAATISGTARNPGVGSKLMTTMFIALAMIEAQVIYALVITLIVLYANPMLG from the coding sequence ATGAAAAAAATCGTTTTATTGATCGTATCTCTTGCTGCGTTCGCTTTTGGAGCTGACGGCGAGATGATCAGATCGTATTCTGTTATCGCAGCCGGTATAGGCCTAGGTCTTGCAGCTCTTGGCGGCGCTATCGGTATGGGTAACACCGCAGCGGCTACTATCAGCGGAACAGCCAGAAACCCTGGCGTAGGCAGCAAACTTATGACTACGATGTTTATCGCGCTTGCGATGATCGAAGCACAAGTCATCTACGCACTTGTTATCACACTGATCGTTCTTTACGCAAACCCGATGCTTGGTTAA
- a CDS encoding polyribonucleotide nucleotidyltransferase, with protein MQYSIEVNNQVEIFDLNKVAKQAAGAVMLRVKNTVVLATVARDDVQVEEDFLPLTVQYIEKAYAAGRIPGGYVKRETKPGDFETLTARIIDRSLRPLFPKGYAYPTQIVVMVLSADPEVDLQVVGLNAASVALYLSDIPVNRPVCGVRVGYIDDKFVINPSNSELKSSALDLYVAGTKDELLMIEMRSIAQQSSQIIPIIAIDPMMDPSLNDSITQKQDMNEFSEDKIVEAIDFAGKAILRASNAYEEAFKEHKKEDAVLELKPEIENENIAIYIDKFYKNDVKNAINQMAKSERASELGKIAKQIASDEVAQKEGWEEGVISNVLGKYKKKIVREQIINEGVRADGRALDEVRPISIETNVLPNAHGSCLFTRGQTQALVVATLGTDGDAQMYDILTEKTALIEKFMFNYNFPGFSVGEASPLKAPGRRELGHGNLAKRALAPSIDVNSPYTIRLVSEILESNGSSSMASVCGGALALRAAGVDTQKLVAGVAMGLVFEGDKHAVLTDIMGLEDHDGDMDFKVAGSSEGITALQMDIKLGGISLEVLKEALYQAKRGREHILNLMHQADSKIEVNEDVLPKLELFSVDPSKIVDIIGQAGKTIKEIIERFEVSIDLDREKGEVKIAGGAKKNVDAAKDYIISITSKENSRGFGKKPHGHDRRDKDRQKPTFNIGDEFDGVVKSVVDFGAFIELKDGVDGLLHISKIKTPLNVGDRLKVCVSEQKGNKISLSLVE; from the coding sequence ATGCAATATAGTATAGAAGTCAACAATCAGGTCGAAATTTTCGATCTAAACAAAGTCGCCAAACAAGCGGCTGGAGCGGTGATGCTTCGTGTGAAAAACACCGTGGTTTTAGCGACTGTCGCACGCGATGACGTGCAGGTCGAGGAGGACTTTTTACCTCTTACGGTGCAATACATCGAAAAAGCGTATGCCGCAGGCAGAATTCCGGGCGGCTATGTCAAACGCGAGACTAAGCCTGGCGACTTTGAGACCTTGACGGCGCGCATCATCGATCGCTCTCTTCGTCCGCTTTTTCCAAAAGGCTACGCATATCCGACTCAGATCGTAGTCATGGTGTTATCGGCCGATCCTGAAGTTGATTTGCAAGTGGTAGGCTTGAATGCCGCAAGCGTAGCGCTTTATCTTAGCGATATCCCGGTAAATCGCCCGGTCTGCGGTGTGCGAGTAGGCTACATAGACGATAAATTCGTGATAAATCCTAGCAACAGCGAGCTAAAATCAAGCGCACTCGATCTTTATGTAGCAGGCACGAAAGACGAGCTTTTGATGATAGAGATGAGGAGCATAGCTCAGCAAAGCTCACAGATCATACCTATAATCGCGATCGATCCGATGATGGATCCTAGCCTAAACGATAGCATAACTCAAAAGCAAGATATGAACGAATTTAGCGAGGATAAGATAGTAGAGGCGATAGACTTTGCCGGCAAAGCGATACTACGCGCCAGCAATGCCTACGAGGAGGCCTTTAAAGAGCATAAAAAAGAAGACGCGGTTTTGGAGCTAAAGCCCGAGATAGAAAACGAAAATATCGCTATTTATATCGATAAATTTTATAAAAACGACGTGAAAAACGCTATCAACCAAATGGCAAAGAGCGAGCGCGCAAGCGAGCTTGGCAAGATCGCAAAGCAAATAGCAAGCGATGAAGTCGCACAAAAAGAGGGCTGGGAAGAGGGCGTGATAAGCAACGTCCTTGGTAAATATAAAAAGAAGATCGTAAGAGAGCAGATCATAAATGAAGGCGTCAGAGCCGACGGACGCGCGCTTGATGAGGTCAGACCTATCAGCATAGAGACAAATGTGCTTCCAAATGCGCACGGCTCATGCTTGTTCACACGCGGTCAGACGCAAGCTCTGGTAGTAGCTACTCTTGGCACTGACGGCGATGCGCAGATGTATGATATATTGACCGAAAAAACGGCCCTCATAGAGAAATTTATGTTTAATTATAATTTCCCGGGATTTAGCGTCGGTGAAGCAAGCCCGCTAAAAGCACCCGGTAGGCGCGAGCTAGGACATGGAAATCTCGCAAAACGCGCGCTTGCTCCTAGTATAGACGTGAATTCTCCATATACCATACGCCTTGTTTCTGAAATTTTAGAAAGTAACGGCTCTAGCTCGATGGCTAGTGTTTGTGGCGGTGCTCTCGCACTTCGCGCAGCCGGTGTGGATACTCAAAAGCTAGTCGCCGGTGTTGCTATGGGACTTGTTTTTGAAGGTGATAAGCACGCTGTTTTGACCGATATAATGGGACTTGAGGATCATGACGGAGATATGGACTTTAAGGTAGCGGGCTCAAGTGAGGGCATAACTGCACTTCAGATGGATATAAAGCTTGGCGGTATCAGCCTTGAGGTGCTTAAAGAAGCGCTTTATCAAGCAAAGCGCGGCCGCGAGCATATATTAAATTTAATGCATCAAGCCGATAGCAAAATAGAAGTAAATGAGGATGTGTTACCAAAACTAGAGCTCTTTAGCGTCGATCCTAGTAAGATAGTCGATATCATCGGGCAAGCCGGCAAAACAATAAAAGAGATCATTGAGAGATTCGAGGTCTCGATAGACCTTGACAGAGAAAAGGGCGAGGTCAAGATCGCAGGCGGTGCAAAGAAAAATGTCGATGCGGCGAAAGACTATATAATCTCTATCACGTCAAAAGAAAATTCCAGAGGCTTTGGTAAAAAGCCGCACGGACACGACAGGCGCGATAAAGATAGGCAAAAGCCGACATTTAATATAGGAGATGAGTTTGACGGAGTAGTAAAAAGCGTTGTGGATTTTGGAGCGTTCATAGAGCTAAAAGACGGCGTAGACGGACTACTTCATATCTCAAAGATCAAAACGCCGCTAAATGTAGGCGATAGGCTGAAAGTATGTGTGAGTGAACAAAAAGGTAACAAAATTTCACTCTCTTTGGTCGAATAA
- a CDS encoding sodium-dependent transporter, with amino-acid sequence MAKEQFSKIGYVLAVAGSAVGLGNAWKFPYMVGENGGSAFVLLYLVICFLVGVPIFMAELSIGKLSESDSVNAFRKLADKHKNLWQYVGILAMVTAAIISCYYIVIIGWVIKYFFLSFSSLPSDIESSKAIFNELITKDAGEQTICFIAAFALCFYVLSKGVKSGIEKLNVWMMPSLFIMLLIMLGYSATMDGFVASAKFLLVPDFSKISINSLLLALGLAFWTLSLGMAAIITYSASLSDDTNLSTSTISVVLINITLAIMMGLVIFTFIFEFDATPAQGPGLVFISLPTLFAKLGFAGNILAVAFFVALIFAGITSAISIVEPFVFFLIREYSISRKKALTIVGAGVFVVGLMCVFANIENIGDKILFFGKNFFDFLDFTASNVLLPISGILEAIFVGYFMKRKALYTLFSPYMSDWVFNVWYFLLRFVAPICVFCVMMNSLFFT; translated from the coding sequence ATGGCAAAAGAACAGTTTTCTAAGATCGGTTATGTTTTGGCGGTCGCGGGCTCTGCCGTTGGCCTTGGCAATGCGTGGAAATTCCCGTATATGGTTGGCGAGAACGGCGGCTCGGCGTTCGTGCTACTATATCTTGTCATCTGCTTTTTGGTGGGCGTGCCTATCTTTATGGCCGAGCTTAGTATAGGCAAGCTAAGCGAGAGCGACAGTGTCAATGCCTTTAGAAAGCTTGCCGATAAACATAAAAATTTATGGCAATACGTGGGAATTCTAGCCATGGTCACGGCTGCGATCATATCTTGCTACTACATAGTCATCATCGGCTGGGTGATAAAGTATTTTTTTCTATCTTTTAGCTCTTTGCCAAGCGATATCGAAAGCTCTAAGGCGATATTTAACGAGCTTATCACAAAGGATGCCGGGGAGCAGACGATCTGCTTCATCGCGGCGTTTGCATTATGCTTTTACGTTTTGTCAAAGGGCGTGAAAAGCGGTATAGAAAAGCTTAATGTCTGGATGATGCCAAGCCTATTCATAATGCTTTTGATAATGCTTGGCTACTCGGCTACGATGGACGGGTTCGTCGCGTCGGCTAAATTTTTACTCGTGCCCGATTTTAGTAAAATTTCGATAAATTCCTTACTTTTGGCGCTTGGGCTTGCATTTTGGACGCTCTCCCTTGGCATGGCGGCCATCATAACGTATTCAGCTAGCCTAAGTGACGATACGAATCTAAGCACCTCCACGATAAGCGTCGTGCTCATAAACATCACGCTAGCCATAATGATGGGGCTAGTAATCTTCACGTTTATATTTGAATTCGACGCCACGCCGGCTCAAGGACCGGGGCTTGTATTCATCTCGCTACCGACATTGTTTGCAAAGCTTGGCTTTGCGGGCAACATCCTAGCCGTCGCATTTTTCGTAGCGCTCATATTTGCCGGTATAACATCGGCTATTTCGATAGTCGAGCCGTTCGTATTTTTTCTTATCAGAGAGTATTCTATCAGCCGCAAAAAGGCGCTCACTATAGTCGGTGCGGGCGTTTTTGTCGTGGGGCTCATGTGCGTCTTTGCAAATATAGAAAATATAGGCGATAAAATTTTATTTTTTGGCAAGAATTTCTTCGATTTCCTAGACTTCACAGCCTCTAATGTCTTGCTTCCGATAAGCGGAATTTTAGAGGCGATATTCGTTGGTTATTTTATGAAACGCAAAGCGCTTTATACGCTTTTTAGCCCTTATATGAGCGACTGGGTGTTTAACGTCTGGTACTTCTTGCTTCGTTTCGTCGCGCCTATTTGCGTATTTTGCGTTATGATGAATTCGTTGTTTTTTACTTAA
- a CDS encoding phosphoribosyltransferase family protein, translating into MAENNVVNFKDQLEAAAKLVEILPKKELVDAKTIVVCMSLDSVILTDAVCRSLALSYEMLFSEPIAAPNNPECDIAIVSETEDIVLNDELIRAFNISYDFVYGEAHRKYEEKILKNVYKYRKGNLIGELKDKNILLIDEGCETGLTALVCIKTLMDVKVKSIAYATPVIATDVAASLSDMVDEIYTVNKIVNFIDVDSYYDKKIEATGERIMSILEDSPYYLPLQKQQGEKNNAI; encoded by the coding sequence ATGGCTGAAAATAATGTCGTAAATTTCAAAGATCAGCTAGAAGCCGCGGCGAAGCTGGTTGAAATTTTGCCTAAAAAGGAGCTGGTAGACGCTAAAACTATCGTAGTTTGTATGTCGCTTGACTCGGTCATCTTGACAGATGCGGTTTGCAGGAGTCTCGCACTAAGCTACGAGATGCTTTTTAGCGAGCCGATAGCCGCGCCAAATAACCCTGAATGTGACATAGCGATCGTGAGCGAGACCGAGGATATCGTGCTAAACGACGAGCTCATACGCGCGTTTAATATCAGCTACGACTTCGTCTACGGCGAGGCGCATAGAAAATATGAGGAGAAAATTTTAAAAAACGTTTATAAATATAGAAAAGGAAATTTGATAGGCGAGCTAAAAGATAAAAATATCTTGCTCATCGACGAGGGCTGCGAGACGGGACTGACCGCTCTGGTTTGCATAAAGACGCTGATGGACGTAAAGGTAAAATCTATCGCTTACGCCACGCCTGTGATAGCGACTGATGTCGCAGCCAGCCTTAGCGATATGGTAGATGAAATTTACACGGTCAACAAAATCGTGAATTTCATCGATGTGGATTCGTATTATGATAAAAAGATAGAGGCTACGGGCGAGCGGATAATGTCTATTTTGGAAGATAGCCCTTATTACTTACCACTGCAAAAACAACAAGGAGAAAAGAATAATGCAATATAG
- a CDS encoding sodium-dependent transporter: protein MINEKFSKIGFVLAMAGSAVGLGNAWKFPTMVGNNGGSAFIVLYLVLTFCVAFVAFLAELSIGKLGESDVVSSIYKLAPKHKRAWSLSGFFMIGAVLIASFYMVVIGWILKYIYLSFGKLPVTNEQAGAEFDSLLTNDAFSAILCFSIVFLIVFFAVSKGIKSGIERLNVWMMPSLFVLLFGMLCYSLTMSDGFVKAAKFLFVPNFDAISADTLLQALGLAFFSLSMGVGVIPTYAANLPERTNLIKSTLSIIFINILIGIMMGLVVFTFIFAYGGDTTQGGPGLIFVSLATLFAKLGVIGNVMAVAFFVSLLFAGVTSAVSMIEPFAYYLVRKFDFTRKKALVYIGILVYVLGIACVLSYYKPTAQNFSVFGKPMFDALDYLTSNIMMPIGAIIFSAFVGWVLKKDGLFFLFGDFMGKFWFEIWYFALRFLVPIAIFIIMFYQILGK, encoded by the coding sequence ATGATAAATGAAAAATTCTCCAAAATAGGCTTCGTCCTTGCTATGGCCGGCTCTGCCGTCGGCCTTGGCAATGCGTGGAAATTCCCGACTATGGTCGGCAACAACGGCGGCTCGGCGTTTATAGTTTTATATTTGGTTTTGACGTTTTGCGTCGCGTTCGTCGCATTTTTGGCTGAACTTAGCATAGGAAAGCTCGGCGAGAGCGATGTCGTAAGCTCGATTTATAAGCTCGCTCCAAAGCACAAAAGAGCATGGTCGCTGTCAGGATTTTTCATGATAGGTGCGGTGCTCATAGCCTCTTTTTATATGGTCGTGATCGGCTGGATACTAAAATACATCTACCTAAGCTTTGGTAAGCTTCCTGTGACGAACGAACAAGCCGGAGCCGAATTTGACAGTCTGCTTACAAACGACGCATTCAGCGCTATTTTATGTTTTAGTATCGTATTTTTGATCGTATTTTTCGCGGTTTCAAAAGGCATAAAAAGCGGTATAGAAAGGCTTAACGTCTGGATGATGCCAAGCTTGTTCGTGCTACTGTTTGGCATGCTTTGTTACTCGCTTACGATGAGCGATGGCTTTGTGAAGGCTGCGAAATTTTTATTCGTGCCAAATTTTGACGCTATAAGCGCAGATACGCTCCTACAAGCGCTCGGTCTCGCTTTTTTCTCGCTTTCCATGGGTGTTGGCGTGATCCCGACCTACGCTGCAAATTTACCCGAGCGCACGAATCTCATAAAATCGACCCTTTCTATCATTTTTATAAATATATTGATAGGTATAATGATGGGGCTAGTCGTTTTTACCTTTATATTTGCCTACGGAGGCGACACGACGCAAGGCGGTCCGGGACTGATATTCGTTTCGCTAGCGACGCTCTTTGCAAAGCTTGGCGTAATAGGAAATGTCATGGCTGTGGCGTTTTTCGTATCGCTGCTTTTTGCCGGAGTGACGAGTGCGGTCTCCATGATAGAGCCGTTTGCTTATTATCTTGTTAGAAAATTTGACTTCACGCGCAAAAAAGCGCTCGTTTATATAGGAATCTTGGTCTACGTGCTAGGCATAGCCTGCGTGCTTTCGTATTACAAGCCTACAGCTCAAAATTTCAGTGTATTTGGCAAGCCGATGTTCGATGCGTTGGACTATCTCACGTCAAATATAATGATGCCAATCGGTGCGATAATATTTAGCGCCTTTGTAGGCTGGGTGTTGAAAAAAGATGGCCTGTTCTTTCTCTTTGGCGATTTTATGGGTAAATTTTGGTTTGAAATTTGGTATTTCGCGCTACGATTTTTAGTGCCTATCGCTATTTTCATAATAATGTTTTATCAAATTTTAGGCAAATAA